A region from the Rhodamnia argentea isolate NSW1041297 chromosome 7, ASM2092103v1, whole genome shotgun sequence genome encodes:
- the LOC115741912 gene encoding ubiquitin C-terminal hydrolase 12-like isoform X2 translates to MSLMKEQEEEEQRKCKTQAHLYTIIKVAREEDLVDQIGKDIYFDLVDHDKVRSFHIQKEMPFTLFKEEVAREFGVPLQCQRFWLWAKRENHTYRPNRPLTPQEEAQPVGQVREMRNKAYYKGQLKLFLEVVLGLDLVPVSPPEKTDEDILLFFKLYNPEKGELRYVGRLFAKIYHRPIEILPRLKEMAGFNQDEEIELFEEIKFEPSVMCEHLDKETSFRMSQIGDGDIICFQKADNEDGFRYPDVPSFLEYVHNRQHAMEEQSFTLWKYTWKITNFSSLTQRKYYSEVFTLSNHAWRILIFPKGNNTEHLSIYLEVADSERLPSGWSRNARFKLTLIDQNNYGNSRIRETEHNFTGRESLWGFTSFILLSEVRDGRNGYLVNNTLMVVAELLAPQLPAESTWLAEPSANIPQATKTDAFNTYFSNLEELINVAESSSARGGSNASNQKGALSTSEAPTLEEVQKARLSLKECLSDLFKLNIKDRLAEAVSTLSMAKRGLSRDRQKSVKAFWANFDEFTSDFLTFERDNVEFELQKLMKDQMFVTMKKNHETHVLYKQLLGDLTEKEEELNEKLEEVKSKRRELISSWETLMVESEEAKSGYEDQEKKVEEAEEKKRIAEERMSRSRTAWSNLKLLFG, encoded by the exons atgagtttgatgaaGGAACAAGAAGAGGAGGAACAGAGAAAGTGCAAAACACAAGCCCATCTTTATACCATAATAAAG GTTGCACGAGAAGAGGATCTTGTTGATCAGATTGGAAAAGACATATACTTCGATCTTGTCGACCACGACAAAGTCCGAAGTTTTCACATTCAGAAGGAAATGCCGTTTACTCTTTTCAAG GAGGAAGTTGCCAGAGAGTTTGGTGTACCTTTGCAATGTCAGCGTTTCTGGTTATGGGCAAAGAGGGAAAACCATACTTACCGTCCAAATCGGCCTCTGACACCCCAAGAGGAAGCCCAACCA GTTGGACAGGTGAGGGAGATGCGGAACAAGGCTTACTACAAAGGGCAATTAAAGTTGTTCTTGGAAGTTGTGCTTGGGCTG GATCTGGTTCCTGTTTCACCACCCGAAAAAACTGATGAAGATATCTTGCTATTCTTCAAACTTTACAACCCTGAGAAAGGAGAACTGCG ATATGTCGGTAGGCTCTTTGCGAAGATTTATCATAGACCAATTGAAATTCTGCCAAGATTAAAGGAGATGGCGGGCTTCAATCAAGATGAAGAAATAGAACTATTTGAG GAGATAAAGTTCGAGCCTTCTGTCATGTGTGAGCATCTTGACAAGGAGACATCCTTTCGAATGAGTCAG ATTGGAGATGGGGACATCATTTGCTTTCAAAAGGCGGACAATGAAGATGGATTTCGTTACCCAGATGTTCCTTCTTTCTTGGAGTATGTGCATAACCGCCAG CACGCGATGGAAGAGCAAAGTTTCACTTTGTGGAAATACACATGGAAGATTACCAACTTCTCTAGCTTGACTCAAAGGAAGTACTACTCTGAAGTGTTCACGCTCAGCAACCATGCCTG GCGAATACTCATCTTCCCAAAGGGGAACAATACAGAGCATTTGTCAATATACTTGGAAGTCGCTGATTCCGAGAGGCTACCATCCGGGTGGAGCAGAAACGCCCGTTTCAAGTTGACTCTGATTGATCAGAACAATTATGGCAATTCTAGGATTAGGG AGACAGAACACAATTTCACTGGAAGAGAGAGTCTTTGGggcttcacatccttcatccTATTGAGTGAAGTCCGTGACGGCCGTAACGGGTATTTGGTGAACAACACTTTGATGGTTGTAGCTGAGCTTTTAGCCCCCCAACTCCCAGCTGAAAGTACTTGGCTGGCTGAACCTTCTGCAAATATTCCACAGGCGACAAAAACAGATGCATTCAACACATATTTCTCAAATCTTGAGGAACTTATTAATGTTGCTGAGAGTTCTTCAGCTAGAGGAGGGTCGAATGCGAGCAATCAAAAAGGTGCTCTTTCAACTTCTGAGGCTCCCACCTTGGAAGAAGTACAGAAGGCTAGGCTGTCTCTGAAGGAGTGCCTTTCCGATCTCTTCAAGCTAAACATAAAAGACAGATTGGCTGAAGCAGTGTCAACGTTAAGCATGGCCAAAAGAGGGTTGTCACGAGACCGGCAAAAGTCAGTCAAGGCCTTTTGGGCCAACTTCGATGAGTTCACGTCCGACTTTTTGACCTTCGAGCGGGACAATGTCGAATTCGAGTTGCAGAAATTGATGAAGGATCAGATGTTTGTGACAATGAAGAAGAATCATGAGACTCACGTCTTGTATAAGCAGTTGTTGGGTGACCTGACcgaaaaggaggaagagctcaACGAAAAACTTGAGGAAGTGAAGTCCAAAAGAAGAGAGCTCATTTCGAGCTGGGAGACTTTGATGGTCGAGTCGGAAGAAGCGAAGTCTGGGTACGAGGACCAAGAGAAAAAAGTAGAGGAggccgaggagaagaagagaatagCCGAGGAAAGAATGTCTAGATCAAGGACTGCGTGGTCAAATCTGAAGTTGCTATTTGGTTGA
- the LOC115741912 gene encoding ubiquitin C-terminal hydrolase 12-like isoform X3 — protein sequence MSLMKEQEEEEQRKCKTQAHLYTIIKVAREEDLVDKIGKDIYFDLVDHDKVRSFRIQKQTPFTLFKEEVAREFGVPLQCQRFWLWAKRENHTYRPNRPLTPQEEAQPVGQVREMRNKAYYKGQLKLFLEVVLGLDLVPVSPPEKTDEDILLFFKLYNPEKGELRYVGRLFAKIYHRPIEILPRLKEMAGFNQDEEIELFEEIKFEPSVMCEHLDKETSFRMSQIGDGDIICFQKADNEDGFRYPDVPSFLEYVHNRQHAMEEQSFTLWKYTWKITNFSSLTQRKYYSEVFTLSNHAWRILIFPKGNNTEHLSIYLEVADSERLPSGWSRNARFKLTLIDQNNYGNSRIRETEHNFTGRESLWGFTSFILLSEVRDGRNGYLVNNTLMVVAELLAPQLPAESTWLAEPSANIPQATKTDAFNTYFSNLEELINVAESSSARGGSNASNQKGALSTSEAPTLEEVQKARLSLKECLSDLFKLNIKDRLAEAVSTLSMAKRGLSRDRQKSVKAFWANFDEFTSDFLTFERDNVEFELQKLMKDQMFVTMKKNHETHVLYKQLLGDLTEKEEELNEKLEEVKSKRRELISSWETLMVESEEAKSGYEDQEKKVEEAEEKKRIAEERMSRSRTAWSNLKLLFG from the exons atgagtttgatgaaGGAACAAGAAGAGGAGGAACAGAGAAAGTGCAAAACACAAGCCCATCTTTATACCATAATAAAG GTTGCACGAGAAGAGGATCTTGTTGACAAGATTGGAAAAGATATATACTTCGATCTTGTGGACCATGACAAAGTCCGAAGTTTTCGCATTCAGAAGCAAACGCCGTTTACTCTTTTCAAG GAGGAAGTTGCCAGAGAGTTTGGTGTACCTTTGCAATGTCAGCGTTTCTGGTTATGGGCAAAGAGGGAAAACCATACTTACCGTCCAAATCGGCCTCTGACACCCCAAGAGGAAGCCCAACCA GTTGGACAGGTGAGGGAGATGCGGAACAAGGCTTACTACAAAGGGCAATTAAAGTTGTTCTTGGAAGTTGTGCTTGGGCTG GATCTGGTTCCTGTTTCACCACCCGAAAAAACTGATGAAGATATCTTGCTATTCTTCAAACTTTACAACCCTGAGAAAGGAGAACTGCG ATATGTCGGTAGGCTCTTTGCGAAGATTTATCATAGACCAATTGAAATTCTGCCAAGATTAAAGGAGATGGCGGGCTTCAATCAAGATGAAGAAATAGAACTATTTGAG GAGATAAAGTTCGAGCCTTCTGTCATGTGTGAGCATCTTGACAAGGAGACATCCTTTCGAATGAGTCAG ATTGGAGATGGGGACATCATTTGCTTTCAAAAGGCGGACAATGAAGATGGATTTCGTTACCCAGATGTTCCTTCTTTCTTGGAGTATGTGCATAACCGCCAG CACGCGATGGAAGAGCAAAGTTTCACTTTGTGGAAATACACATGGAAGATTACCAACTTCTCTAGCTTGACTCAAAGGAAGTACTACTCTGAAGTGTTCACGCTCAGCAACCATGCCTG GCGAATACTCATCTTCCCAAAGGGGAACAATACAGAGCATTTGTCAATATACTTGGAAGTCGCTGATTCCGAGAGGCTACCATCCGGGTGGAGCAGAAACGCCCGTTTCAAGTTGACTCTGATTGATCAGAACAATTATGGCAATTCTAGGATTAGGG AGACAGAACACAATTTCACTGGAAGAGAGAGTCTTTGGggcttcacatccttcatccTATTGAGTGAAGTCCGTGACGGCCGTAACGGGTATTTGGTGAACAACACTTTGATGGTTGTAGCTGAGCTTTTAGCCCCCCAACTCCCAGCTGAAAGTACTTGGCTGGCTGAACCTTCTGCAAATATTCCACAGGCGACAAAAACAGATGCATTCAACACATATTTCTCAAATCTTGAGGAACTTATTAATGTTGCTGAGAGTTCTTCAGCTAGAGGAGGGTCGAATGCGAGCAATCAAAAAGGTGCTCTTTCAACTTCTGAGGCTCCCACCTTGGAAGAAGTACAGAAGGCTAGGCTGTCTCTGAAGGAGTGCCTTTCCGATCTCTTCAAGCTAAACATAAAAGACAGATTGGCTGAAGCAGTGTCAACGTTAAGCATGGCCAAAAGAGGGTTGTCACGAGACCGGCAAAAGTCAGTCAAGGCCTTTTGGGCCAACTTCGATGAGTTCACGTCCGACTTTTTGACCTTCGAGCGGGACAATGTCGAATTCGAGTTGCAGAAATTGATGAAGGATCAGATGTTTGTGACAATGAAGAAGAATCATGAGACTCACGTCTTGTATAAGCAGTTGTTGGGTGACCTGACcgaaaaggaggaagagctcaACGAAAAACTTGAGGAAGTGAAGTCCAAAAGAAGAGAGCTCATTTCGAGCTGGGAGACTTTGATGGTCGAGTCGGAAGAAGCGAAGTCTGGGTACGAGGACCAAGAGAAAAAAGTAGAGGAggccgaggagaagaagagaatagCCGAGGAAAGAATGTCTAGATCAAGGACTGCGTGGTCAAATCTGAAGTTGCTATTTGGTTGA
- the LOC115741912 gene encoding ubiquitin C-terminal hydrolase 12-like isoform X1, whose translation MSLMKEQEEEEQRKCKTQAHLYTIIKVAREEDLVDKIGKDIYFDLVDHDKVRSFRIQKQTPFTLFKEEVAREFGVPVHCQRFWLWAKRQNHTYRPLRPLTAQEEAQQVGQVREMRNKAYYKGQLKLFLEVVLGLDLVPVSPPEKTDEDILLFFKLYNPEKGELRYVGRLFAKIYHRPIEILPRLKEMAGFNQDEEIELFEEIKFEPSVMCEHLDKETSFRMSQIGDGDIICFQKADNEDGFRYPDVPSFLEYVHNRQHAMEEQSFTLWKYTWKITNFSSLTQRKYYSEVFTLSNHAWRILIFPKGNNTEHLSIYLEVADSERLPSGWSRNARFKLTLIDQNNYGNSRIRETEHNFTGRESLWGFTSFILLSEVRDGRNGYLVNNTLMVVAELLAPQLPAESTWLAEPSANIPQATKTDAFNTYFSNLEELINVAESSSARGGSNASNQKGALSTSEAPTLEEVQKARLSLKECLSDLFKLNIKDRLAEAVSTLSMAKRGLSRDRQKSVKAFWANFDEFTSDFLTFERDNVEFELQKLMKDQMFVTMKKNHETHVLYKQLLGDLTEKEEELNEKLEEVKSKRRELISSWETLMVESEEAKSGYEDQEKKVEEAEEKKRIAEERMSRSRTAWSNLKLLFG comes from the exons atgagtttgatgaaGGAACAAGAAGAGGAGGAACAGAGAAAGTGCAAAACACAAGCCCATCTTTATACCATAATAAAG GTTGCACGAGAAGAGGATCTTGTTGACAAGATTGGAAAAGATATATACTTCGATCTTGTGGACCATGACAAAGTCCGAAGTTTTCGCATTCAGAAGCAAACGCCGTTTACTCTTTTCAAG GAGGAAGTTGCCAGAGAGTTTGGTGTACCTGTGCACTGTCAGCGTTTTTGGTTATGGGCAAAGAGGCAAAACCATACTTACCGTCCACTTCGGCCTCTGACAGCCCAAGAGGAAGCACAACAA GTTGGACAGGTGAGGGAGATGCGGAACAAGGCTTACTACAAAGGGCAATTAAAGTTGTTCTTGGAAGTTGTGCTTGGGCTG GATCTGGTTCCTGTTTCACCACCCGAAAAAACTGATGAAGATATCTTGCTATTCTTCAAACTTTACAACCCTGAGAAAGGAGAACTGCG ATATGTCGGTAGGCTCTTTGCGAAGATTTATCATAGACCAATTGAAATTCTGCCAAGATTAAAGGAGATGGCGGGCTTCAATCAAGATGAAGAAATAGAACTATTTGAG GAGATAAAGTTCGAGCCTTCTGTCATGTGTGAGCATCTTGACAAGGAGACATCCTTTCGAATGAGTCAG ATTGGAGATGGGGACATCATTTGCTTTCAAAAGGCGGACAATGAAGATGGATTTCGTTACCCAGATGTTCCTTCTTTCTTGGAGTATGTGCATAACCGCCAG CACGCGATGGAAGAGCAAAGTTTCACTTTGTGGAAATACACATGGAAGATTACCAACTTCTCTAGCTTGACTCAAAGGAAGTACTACTCTGAAGTGTTCACGCTCAGCAACCATGCCTG GCGAATACTCATCTTCCCAAAGGGGAACAATACAGAGCATTTGTCAATATACTTGGAAGTCGCTGATTCCGAGAGGCTACCATCCGGGTGGAGCAGAAACGCCCGTTTCAAGTTGACTCTGATTGATCAGAACAATTATGGCAATTCTAGGATTAGGG AGACAGAACACAATTTCACTGGAAGAGAGAGTCTTTGGggcttcacatccttcatccTATTGAGTGAAGTCCGTGACGGCCGTAACGGGTATTTGGTGAACAACACTTTGATGGTTGTAGCTGAGCTTTTAGCCCCCCAACTCCCAGCTGAAAGTACTTGGCTGGCTGAACCTTCTGCAAATATTCCACAGGCGACAAAAACAGATGCATTCAACACATATTTCTCAAATCTTGAGGAACTTATTAATGTTGCTGAGAGTTCTTCAGCTAGAGGAGGGTCGAATGCGAGCAATCAAAAAGGTGCTCTTTCAACTTCTGAGGCTCCCACCTTGGAAGAAGTACAGAAGGCTAGGCTGTCTCTGAAGGAGTGCCTTTCCGATCTCTTCAAGCTAAACATAAAAGACAGATTGGCTGAAGCAGTGTCAACGTTAAGCATGGCCAAAAGAGGGTTGTCACGAGACCGGCAAAAGTCAGTCAAGGCCTTTTGGGCCAACTTCGATGAGTTCACGTCCGACTTTTTGACCTTCGAGCGGGACAATGTCGAATTCGAGTTGCAGAAATTGATGAAGGATCAGATGTTTGTGACAATGAAGAAGAATCATGAGACTCACGTCTTGTATAAGCAGTTGTTGGGTGACCTGACcgaaaaggaggaagagctcaACGAAAAACTTGAGGAAGTGAAGTCCAAAAGAAGAGAGCTCATTTCGAGCTGGGAGACTTTGATGGTCGAGTCGGAAGAAGCGAAGTCTGGGTACGAGGACCAAGAGAAAAAAGTAGAGGAggccgaggagaagaagagaatagCCGAGGAAAGAATGTCTAGATCAAGGACTGCGTGGTCAAATCTGAAGTTGCTATTTGGTTGA
- the LOC125315804 gene encoding uncharacterized protein LOC125315804 has product MSNKASNSELKLFLEVELLLDQIPVAPPEKSKEDILLFFKLYSPEKGELRYVGRLFVKRYGRPIEILPRLTEMAGFNQNEELELFEEIRFEPSVMCIHVDKEMSFLQSQIEDGDIICFQKARICKFLYPDVSSFLEYVHNRQATLTEFNTYFSNLEEIINVAESSPARGGSNASNQKCALSTSETPTLEQVEKAKLFLKECLSDLFKLNVKDRLAEAVSTLSIAQSGLSQDQQKSVKAFWANFDEFTSDFLTFERDSVEFELQKLLKDQKFVTMKKNYETHILYKQLLGGVTEEEKELNKKLEEVKSRREKLISDWQILMVESEEAKSGYKDQDKKVVEAEEKKRIAEERMSRSTTAWSNLKSLFG; this is encoded by the exons ATGTCGAACAAGGCTTCCAATTCGGAATTAAAGCTGTTCTTGGAAGTTGAGCTTTTGCTG GATCAGATTCCTGTTGCACCACCCGAAAAATCTAAAGAAGATATCTTACTATTCTTCAAACTTTACAGCCCTGAGAAAGGAGAACTGCG ATATGTAGGTAGGCTCTTTGTGAAGCGTTATGGTAGACCAATTGAAATTTTGCCAAGATTAACCGAGATGGCAGGCTTCAATCAAAATGAAGAATTAGAACTATTTGAG GAGATAAGGTTTGAGCCATCTGTCATGTGCATACATGTTGACAAGGAGATGTCATTTCTTCAGAGTCAG ATTGAAGATGGAGACATCATTTGCTTTCAAAAAGCTCGAATATGCAAATTTCTTTACCCAgatgtttcttctttcttggagTATGTGCATAACCGCCAG GCGACACTGACAGAATTCAACACATATTTCTCAAATCTTGAGGAAATTATTAATGTTGCTGAGAGTTCTCCGGCCAGAGGAGGGTCGAACGCAAGCAATCAAAAGTGTGCTCTTTCAACTTCTGAGACTCCCACCTTGGAACAAGTAGAGAAGGCTAAGCTGTTTTTGAAGGAGTGCCTTTCCGATCTCTTCAAGCTAAATGTAAAAGACAGATTGGCTGAAGCAGTGTCAACATTAAGCATAGCCCAAAGTGGGTTATCACAGGACCAGCAAAAGTCGGTCAAGGCCTTTTGGGCCAACTTCGATGAGTTCACGTCCGACTTTTTGACCTTCGAGCGGGACAGTGTCGAATTCGAGTTGCAGAAGTTGCTGAAGGATCAAAAGTTTGTGACAATGAAGAAGAATTATGAGACTCACATCTTGTATAAGCAGTTGTTGGGTGGCGTGaccgaagaggagaaagagCTCAACAAAAAACTTGAGGAAGTGAAGTCCAGAAGAGAAAAGCTCATTTCGGACTGGCAGATTTTGATGGTCGAGTCAGAAGAAGCGAAGTCTGGGTACAAGGACCAAGATAAAAAAGTAGTGGAggccgaggagaagaagagaatagCCGAGGAAAGAATGTCTAGATCAACGACTGCTTGGTCAAATCTAAAGTCGCTATTCGGTTGA
- the LOC115741912 gene encoding ubiquitin C-terminal hydrolase 13-like isoform X4 — protein MSLMKEQEEEEQRKCKTQAHLYTIIKVAREEDLVDKIGKDIYFDLVDHDKVRSFRIQKQTPFTLFKEEVAREFGVPVHCQRFWLWAKRQNHTYRPLRPLTAQEEAQQVGQVREMRNKAYYKGQLKLFLEVVLGLDLVPVSPPEKTDEDILLFFKLYNPEKGELRYVGRLFAKIYHRPIEILPRLKEMAGFNQDEEIELFEEIKFEPSVMCEHLDKETSFRMSQIGDGDIICFQKADNEDGFRYPDVPSFLEYVHNRQATLTEFNTYFSNLEEIINVAESSLARGRLNASNKKCSLSTSETPTLEQVKKAKLSLKECLSDLFKLNVKDRLAEAVSTLSIAKSGLSQDQQKSVKAFWANFDEFTSDFLSFERDNVEFELQKLLKDQMFVTMKKNYETHILYKQLLGGLTEEEEELNKKLEAVKSRREKLISDWEILMVESEEAKSGYKDQEKKVAEAEEKKRIAEERMSRSTTAWSNLKSLFG, from the exons atgagtttgatgaaGGAACAAGAAGAGGAGGAACAGAGAAAGTGCAAAACACAAGCCCATCTTTATACCATAATAAAG GTTGCACGAGAAGAGGATCTTGTTGACAAGATTGGAAAAGATATATACTTCGATCTTGTGGACCATGACAAAGTCCGAAGTTTTCGCATTCAGAAGCAAACGCCGTTTACTCTTTTCAAG GAGGAAGTTGCCAGAGAGTTTGGTGTACCTGTGCACTGTCAGCGTTTTTGGTTATGGGCAAAGAGGCAAAACCATACTTACCGTCCACTTCGGCCTCTGACAGCCCAAGAGGAAGCACAACAA GTTGGACAGGTGAGGGAGATGCGGAACAAGGCTTACTACAAAGGGCAATTAAAGTTGTTCTTGGAAGTTGTGCTTGGGCTG GATCTGGTTCCTGTTTCACCACCCGAAAAAACTGATGAAGATATCTTGCTATTCTTCAAACTTTACAACCCTGAGAAAGGAGAACTGCG ATATGTCGGTAGGCTCTTTGCGAAGATTTATCATAGACCAATTGAAATTCTGCCAAGATTAAAGGAGATGGCGGGCTTCAATCAAGATGAAGAAATAGAACTATTTGAG GAGATAAAGTTCGAGCCTTCTGTCATGTGTGAGCATCTTGACAAGGAGACATCCTTTCGAATGAGTCAG ATTGGAGATGGGGACATCATTTGCTTTCAAAAGGCGGACAATGAAGATGGATTTCGTTACCCAGATGTTCCTTCTTTCTTGGAGTATGTGCATAACCGCCAG GCGACACTAACAGAATTCAACACATATTTCTCAAATCTTGAGGAAATTATTAATGTTGCTGAGAGTTCTCTGGCCAGAGGAAGGTTGAACGCGAGCAATAAAAAATGTTCTCTTTCAACTTCTGAGACTCCCACCTTGGAACAAGTAAAGAAGGCTAAGCTGTCTTTGAAGGAGTGCCTTTCCGATCTCTTCAAGCTAAATGTAAAAGACAGATTGGCCGAAGCAGTGTCAACATTAAGCATAGCCAAAAGCGGGTTATCACAGGACCAGCAAAAGTCAGTCAAGGCCTTTTGGGCCAACTTCGATGAGTTCACATCTGACTTTTTGAGCTTCGAGCGGGATAATGTCGAATTCGAGTTGCAGAAGTTGCTGAAGGATCAAATGTTTGTGACAATGAAGAAGAATTATGAGACTCACATCTTGTATAAGCAGTTGTTGGGTGGCCTGaccgaagaggaggaagagctcAACAAAAAACTTGAGGCAGTGAAGTCCAGAAGAGAAAAGCTCATTTCGGACTGGGAGATTTTGATGGTCGAGTCAGAAGAAGCAAAGTCTGGGTACAAGGACCAAGAGAAAAAAGTAGCGGAggccgaggagaagaagagaatagCCGAGGAAAGAATGTCTAGATCAACGACTGCTTGGTCAAATCTAAAGTCACTATTCGGTTGA